From the Nodularia sp. NIES-3585 genome, one window contains:
- a CDS encoding Npun_R2821/Npun_R2822 family protein produces the protein MIRGIYIVANDRVIENAIALLNSIRLYDKDVQVYLIPFNDNYHQVADKLATLHNVKIFPDLELIEKFTNRIGEIFDRDFLALPNKMRKLVAWFGPLDEFIYIDTDIVVFEKIADNLNKLAEVDFFCCDYHHANDKLRNIFSPFVKEQNIFTDAQLEDVFNSGFWASKKGTITEQQMDEALRECANHREYFDFSEGVTDQPILNYLILKLIAKRGNLVKIPGGGPGSWANSRNFQQEEYVLYDKGKRLQYLHWAGTKMKIGSPYWKLWEHYRYLHEGKFALISKLNRRLFSLMNFRT, from the coding sequence ATGATTAGGGGAATTTATATTGTTGCTAATGATCGTGTGATCGAGAATGCGATCGCCTTACTCAATAGTATTCGGCTCTATGACAAAGATGTTCAAGTTTATCTCATCCCTTTTAATGATAATTATCACCAAGTAGCAGATAAACTTGCAACCTTACACAACGTAAAAATTTTCCCAGATTTAGAACTGATTGAGAAATTCACTAACCGCATAGGTGAAATTTTTGATCGAGATTTCCTCGCTTTACCCAACAAAATGCGTAAACTGGTGGCATGGTTTGGGCCTTTAGATGAGTTTATTTATATTGATACTGATATTGTCGTTTTTGAAAAAATTGCCGATAATTTAAATAAACTTGCAGAAGTTGATTTCTTCTGTTGTGATTATCATCATGCCAATGACAAGCTAAGAAATATCTTTTCCCCCTTTGTCAAAGAGCAGAATATTTTTACAGATGCACAACTAGAAGATGTTTTCAATAGCGGCTTTTGGGCTTCCAAAAAAGGAACTATTACCGAACAACAAATGGATGAAGCCTTGCGCGAATGTGCTAATCATCGTGAATATTTTGATTTTTCAGAAGGAGTCACAGATCAGCCAATTCTTAATTATCTCATTCTGAAGTTAATTGCTAAACGTGGAAATCTCGTGAAAATTCCTGGGGGAGGCCCTGGTAGTTGGGCTAATTCGCGCAATTTCCAACAGGAAGAATACGTCCTCTATGATAAAGGAAAAAGACTGCAATATCTCCATTGGGCAGGGACAAAAATGAAAATTGGTAGCCCATATTGGAAATTGTGGGAACACTATCGTTACCTTCATGAAGGTAAATTTGCTCTGATTTCAAAGTTGAATCGTCGTTTATTTAGTTTGATGAATTTTCGTACTTAA
- a CDS encoding replication restart DNA helicase PriA, protein MNTVQKVHCPNCGSDAERHYISDSQLTRTQCPSCDYLMITCSVTGKVIEAYAPGISAKKQLSSKV, encoded by the coding sequence ATGAATACAGTCCAAAAAGTTCACTGTCCAAACTGTGGCAGTGATGCGGAACGTCACTATATTTCTGATAGTCAATTAACTCGGACACAATGCCCAAGTTGCGATTACTTGATGATCACTTGTAGTGTTACTGGTAAGGTTATTGAAGCTTACGCGCCAGGAATTAGTGCCAAAAAACAATTGAGTTCTAAGGTTTAA
- the rplI gene encoding 50S ribosomal protein L9 produces MAKRVQLVLNQDISKLGKLGDLVDVAPGYARNYLIPQNLATHATPGILKQVERRREKERQRQLELREQALEQKAALEKIGSLQIAKPLGENEAIFGTVTTQDVAEAIQAATSQEIDRRGITIPDINHLGTYQAEVKLHSDVTAQVNIEVVAS; encoded by the coding sequence ATGGCGAAACGTGTACAGTTAGTTTTAAATCAAGATATTAGCAAGCTGGGAAAATTAGGCGATTTGGTAGATGTAGCTCCCGGCTATGCTCGTAATTATCTCATTCCCCAGAATTTGGCAACTCATGCTACTCCCGGTATTCTCAAACAAGTAGAACGCCGTCGGGAGAAAGAGCGTCAACGCCAATTAGAACTCCGTGAACAAGCTTTAGAGCAAAAAGCAGCTTTAGAAAAAATTGGCAGCTTGCAAATTGCTAAACCCCTGGGTGAAAACGAAGCAATTTTCGGTACAGTCACGACTCAAGATGTCGCAGAAGCAATTCAGGCCGCTACCAGTCAAGAAATTGATCGGCGTGGTATTACTATCCCCGATATTAACCATCTGGGAACTTACCAAGCCGAAGTCAAGCTACATTCTGACGTAACGGCTCAAGTTAATATTGAAGTTGTAGCCAGCTAA
- a CDS encoding phasin family protein, producing MDNNNWLQQLMMLGIGTTSLVAEKMRQVSDELVKDGKLDPEQAKAVMEDVVEQLKSEQGNWEEQMQRQMRNMMQDLGVARQSEVDELRGRIDRLERQLRDLENKLWR from the coding sequence ATGGATAATAACAACTGGTTACAACAGTTAATGATGCTCGGTATTGGTACAACGTCTTTGGTAGCCGAAAAAATGCGGCAAGTCAGCGATGAATTGGTTAAGGATGGTAAACTCGATCCTGAGCAGGCTAAAGCGGTCATGGAAGACGTTGTAGAGCAATTGAAGTCAGAGCAGGGAAACTGGGAAGAGCAAATGCAACGACAAATGCGGAATATGATGCAGGATTTAGGCGTTGCTCGTCAGTCTGAGGTGGATGAATTACGGGGTCGAATTGACCGTTTAGAGCGTCAACTGCGTGATTTAGAAAATAAGCTTTGGCGATAA
- the uvrC gene encoding excinuclease ABC subunit UvrC produces the protein MAISAEIVPLIKDPERLENRLAEIPPEPGVYFMRDGGDGRSDRIIYIGKSRKLRSRVRSYFQDSNHKSHRIATMVQQVTEIEFIVTDTEAEALALEANLIKQHQPYFNVLLKDDKKYPYVCITWSEDYPRIFITRKRQIGKLKDKFYGPYTDTGLLREILRISKRIFALRQRPQPLFKDRPCLNYDLGRCPGVCQQLISPEEYRKTVLKVAMVFQGRTQELIDILTAQMQTAAEALNFELAARVRDQITGLKSLNADQKVSLPDDTVSRDALALATDEQRACIQLFQIRAGQLVGRLAFIADSHAEPGAILQRVLESHYQTADAVEIPIEILVQHELPDAEILADVLTQRKGRKVTILAPQRQTKAELIEMVERNAEYELQRMQKLSDRNHEAMQDLTNILDLPDLPHCIEGYDISHIQGSNAVASQVVFIDGLPGKQHYRHYKIKNPTVTAGHSDDFASLAEVIQRRFRKYSEDPKLTRVGNPDWPDLIMIDGGKGQLSSVVAVLQEMNLLEDLRVVSLAKQREEIFLPGESQPLETDAEQPGVQLLRRLRDEAHRFAVSFHRQQRSDKFKRSRLDEIPGLGHHRQKQLLGYFRSVDYIRQATPAQLAEVPGIGTRLAQEIYDYFHPASGI, from the coding sequence GTGGCAATATCTGCTGAAATAGTACCACTGATTAAAGATCCAGAAAGACTGGAAAACCGTCTGGCTGAAATTCCCCCAGAACCGGGAGTTTATTTTATGCGGGATGGTGGCGATGGGCGAAGCGATCGCATTATATATATAGGTAAATCTCGAAAATTGCGATCGCGTGTTCGTTCCTATTTCCAGGATAGCAATCACAAAAGCCATCGGATCGCCACAATGGTTCAGCAGGTGACAGAAATTGAGTTTATTGTCACCGATACAGAAGCTGAAGCTTTGGCGCTGGAAGCCAACTTAATTAAGCAGCATCAGCCCTATTTTAACGTTTTACTCAAAGATGATAAAAAATATCCCTACGTCTGTATTACTTGGTCAGAAGACTATCCGCGAATTTTCATCACCCGTAAACGCCAAATAGGTAAACTCAAGGATAAGTTTTACGGTCCTTATACAGATACTGGTTTATTACGAGAGATATTACGCATATCTAAACGTATTTTTGCATTACGACAACGACCTCAACCACTTTTCAAAGACCGTCCTTGTTTAAATTATGACCTAGGGCGATGTCCGGGTGTGTGTCAACAGCTAATTTCACCCGAAGAATACCGCAAAACTGTGCTGAAAGTCGCGATGGTATTCCAAGGAAGAACTCAAGAATTAATTGATATTCTCACCGCACAAATGCAAACCGCAGCCGAGGCGTTAAACTTTGAATTGGCGGCGCGGGTTCGTGATCAAATTACCGGCTTAAAATCGCTGAATGCTGACCAGAAAGTTTCTCTTCCAGATGATACCGTTTCACGGGATGCTTTAGCACTGGCAACCGACGAACAACGCGCCTGTATTCAATTATTTCAGATTCGGGCGGGACAATTGGTAGGACGTTTAGCATTTATTGCAGATAGTCACGCTGAACCTGGAGCTATTTTACAACGAGTTTTAGAATCACATTATCAAACTGCGGATGCGGTAGAAATTCCCATAGAGATTTTAGTCCAGCATGAGTTACCAGATGCAGAAATCTTGGCGGATGTTTTAACCCAACGCAAGGGCAGAAAAGTCACGATTTTAGCTCCCCAGCGCCAAACTAAGGCAGAATTAATTGAGATGGTAGAGCGAAATGCTGAGTATGAATTGCAAAGAATGCAAAAACTAAGCGATCGCAACCATGAAGCCATGCAAGATTTAACAAATATTCTCGATTTACCAGACTTACCGCACTGCATCGAAGGTTATGATATTTCTCACATTCAGGGGTCAAATGCTGTAGCTTCCCAAGTTGTGTTTATTGATGGCTTACCGGGTAAACAGCACTATCGCCACTATAAAATTAAAAATCCCACAGTCACAGCCGGACATTCAGATGATTTTGCCAGTTTAGCCGAAGTTATCCAGAGGCGGTTTCGCAAGTATAGCGAAGATCCAAAATTAACCAGGGTGGGAAATCCTGACTGGCCTGATTTAATTATGATTGATGGTGGTAAAGGTCAGCTATCCTCGGTTGTCGCCGTTTTGCAAGAAATGAATTTATTAGAAGACTTGCGCGTTGTCAGTTTGGCGAAGCAGCGAGAAGAGATTTTTTTACCGGGAGAATCGCAACCTTTGGAAACGGACGCAGAACAGCCAGGAGTACAGTTATTGCGGCGGTTAAGAGATGAAGCACACCGATTTGCTGTAAGTTTCCATCGTCAGCAGCGTAGTGATAAATTCAAGCGATCGCGTTTAGATGAAATTCCCGGTTTAGGACACCATCGCCAAAAGCAACTTTTAGGGTATTTTCGCTCAGTCGATTATATCCGACAAGCCACACCCGCACAACTAGCTGAAGTTCCGGGAATTGGCACAAGGTTAGCCCAAGAAATTTACGATTATTTTCATCCCGCTTCCGGAATCTGA
- a CDS encoding TIGR03792 family protein → MVIELLKFQVPPEVRENYIQKDAEIWTTGLAKYPGFLGKEVWINPNDSTELIFIIRWATKEQWEAIPSEDLEMIEEKFTQAMGKSYPIVELAEYQVRKFPYS, encoded by the coding sequence GTGGTTATAGAACTACTCAAGTTTCAGGTTCCGCCGGAAGTGCGAGAAAATTATATCCAGAAGGATGCGGAAATTTGGACAACCGGGCTGGCTAAGTATCCGGGATTTTTAGGAAAAGAAGTTTGGATTAACCCCAATGACTCCACAGAACTGATTTTCATCATTCGTTGGGCGACAAAAGAACAGTGGGAAGCTATACCCTCAGAAGATTTAGAAATGATTGAAGAGAAATTCACCCAAGCAATGGGAAAATCCTATCCCATTGTCGAGTTAGCCGAATATCAGGTACGAAAATTTCCCTATTCGTAG
- a CDS encoding Npun_R2821/Npun_R2822 family protein, whose translation MNGICTLGNDYVFDQLVALLNSIDVFLGKEIPVCIYPFDDQTQRIAEEIAKRPNVFIYDDQESINRWDKFMLEASPASMNRNKYRIYGGHRRFCAFDGPFDKFVYLDADTILMNSLSLVFDKLAENDCVVYDFQFKYPDKVYNVKSPKLFKVFAEERIKKEIFCSGFYASKKGLFPQEKQEQLLSYLRGGEKEILYPKGDQSVVNYMFMRSGIPVYNLVYNLPNDTITGCTVTSKHFEEREHILYDRGNRLTYLHYIGVPPNINQAVCAGENIDFPYRDLFLYYRYLNEPEQRPVFKNPPQSYRAPSPSLLVRALRKFKLIKQG comes from the coding sequence ATGAATGGTATTTGTACCCTTGGCAATGATTATGTTTTCGATCAACTGGTGGCTTTGCTCAATAGTATTGATGTTTTTTTAGGAAAAGAAATTCCTGTTTGTATCTATCCCTTTGATGATCAGACACAGCGAATTGCTGAAGAAATAGCCAAGCGCCCGAATGTATTTATTTACGATGATCAAGAGTCAATCAATCGCTGGGATAAATTTATGTTAGAGGCTAGTCCTGCTAGCATGAACCGCAATAAATATCGAATTTATGGTGGACATCGGCGATTTTGCGCCTTTGATGGACCATTTGACAAGTTCGTTTATCTAGATGCAGACACTATATTGATGAATTCACTGTCATTAGTATTTGATAAATTAGCAGAAAATGATTGTGTTGTTTACGATTTTCAGTTTAAATATCCAGATAAAGTATATAACGTAAAATCACCTAAGCTATTCAAGGTTTTTGCTGAAGAGCGGATCAAAAAAGAAATATTTTGTTCTGGATTTTACGCTTCCAAAAAAGGATTATTTCCTCAAGAAAAACAAGAACAATTACTATCTTATCTCAGAGGAGGCGAAAAAGAAATACTATATCCCAAAGGTGATCAGTCAGTTGTCAACTATATGTTTATGAGGTCTGGTATCCCAGTTTATAACTTAGTATATAACTTACCTAACGATACAATCACAGGCTGTACTGTCACCTCAAAGCACTTTGAAGAAAGAGAGCATATTCTTTATGACAGAGGTAATCGACTAACTTACCTCCATTATATTGGTGTTCCTCCTAATATTAATCAAGCAGTGTGTGCTGGAGAAAATATTGATTTTCCTTATCGAGATTTATTTCTCTACTATCGCTACCTGAATGAACCAGAACAGCGTCCAGTGTTTAAAAATCCTCCCCAGAGTTACCGCGCACCATCACCAAGTTTACTCGTCCGAGCTTTGCGAAAATTTAAGCTAATTAAACAAGGATAA
- a CDS encoding Npun_R2821/Npun_R2822 family protein: MIDGIYTLANDVVYDQLVALLNSIEANAGRQIPVCVIPYNENIDKVKAEIASRANVSLFDDSASLARWGEFGSRIYKSHTRSQQIIQQRGLKNKYRNERFRKFCCLDGLFDKFIFFDADTLLMKPVDYVYQKLDEYDWVTNDFQYQSDLNYVFNWTEEKIKEVFQIENFRNNIFCSGWFASKKNIIDDAMLANLRDKLESGEVDVLHWVASDQTLINYLVLRSGISYYNYACHDQATGNHWSSKFDVVDNILYDHGQALTYLHYMSISSSKFKTLCSGEDVEIPYRDVFLHYRYLKSPEERPKSFKRQSQLVRLQKTTSSFLTQKVKNIQLKYRNLKDRLVH; the protein is encoded by the coding sequence ATGATTGATGGTATTTATACCCTGGCCAATGATGTTGTCTATGACCAATTAGTTGCATTGCTCAATAGTATAGAAGCTAATGCTGGTAGGCAAATTCCTGTTTGTGTAATTCCCTATAATGAAAATATAGATAAGGTCAAGGCTGAGATTGCATCTAGAGCTAATGTCAGTTTATTTGATGACTCTGCTTCTCTGGCTCGTTGGGGAGAATTTGGCAGTAGGATCTATAAATCACACACCAGATCACAACAGATAATACAACAACGTGGGTTGAAAAATAAGTATCGCAATGAAAGATTCCGTAAATTTTGTTGTCTAGATGGACTTTTTGACAAGTTCATCTTTTTTGATGCTGATACACTTTTGATGAAACCAGTGGATTATGTTTATCAGAAGTTAGATGAATATGATTGGGTGACCAATGATTTTCAATATCAATCTGATTTAAACTATGTTTTCAACTGGACGGAAGAGAAAATTAAAGAGGTTTTTCAAATAGAAAACTTTAGAAATAATATTTTTTGCTCTGGTTGGTTTGCTTCTAAAAAGAATATTATTGATGATGCTATGTTAGCAAATTTACGAGATAAATTGGAATCAGGTGAAGTCGATGTACTGCACTGGGTGGCATCTGATCAAACACTCATAAACTATTTAGTATTAAGGAGTGGCATTTCTTACTATAATTATGCCTGTCATGATCAAGCAACTGGTAACCACTGGTCTTCTAAATTTGATGTCGTAGATAACATCCTCTATGACCACGGGCAAGCTCTGACATACCTGCACTATATGAGTATCAGCTCGTCAAAATTCAAAACCCTTTGTAGTGGAGAAGATGTAGAGATTCCATACCGGGACGTGTTTTTGCATTATCGCTATTTAAAGTCACCGGAGGAAAGACCCAAAAGTTTTAAGCGTCAGAGTCAGTTAGTGCGTTTGCAAAAGACTACTAGTAGTTTTCTGACCCAAAAAGTTAAAAATATTCAGCTTAAATATCGTAATTTGAAGGATAGACTTGTGCATTAA
- a CDS encoding NF038130 family PEP-CTERM protein produces the protein MKRTFQTLMIGAAMAVGVSAIAASPAQAGSLTNATIGGTKPSDYYVYDSNGKNTFQVPNTPANVQKVLDGNASNPTGNIELAASSETLAFDFSKNTTLTGQIGGKDITLSSLTFTDWFSTGSGAITSYGANNFANTWFNKFYDAGGLAGRESAIKIQLGIPNIIPTPSSFFREQAFNAFFNIGGFQRTSDPNISYVNQDNISGEIKIGLAGHYDLKAYYLSLLTPFGQFLNDGFQASEVVKYSYEGNTGFLYSFQATKSGLTSLHLLNDHSGNYEVTIAGVPPTSVPEPSVVLGILSVAGMFVTQRKNQKSN, from the coding sequence ATGAAAAGGACTTTTCAGACTTTGATGATTGGTGCTGCAATGGCTGTGGGTGTCAGCGCGATCGCTGCTAGCCCAGCCCAAGCCGGAAGCCTGACAAATGCTACAATTGGCGGCACCAAACCAAGTGATTATTACGTTTATGATTCAAATGGCAAAAATACCTTTCAAGTGCCAAATACCCCAGCCAATGTGCAGAAAGTCCTGGATGGAAATGCCAGCAACCCTACTGGTAACATAGAGTTAGCTGCTAGTAGTGAAACACTAGCTTTTGATTTCAGTAAAAATACCACATTGACAGGGCAAATTGGTGGTAAAGATATCACTCTGAGCAGTCTTACATTCACCGACTGGTTCAGTACTGGCTCAGGAGCTATTACCTCCTATGGAGCAAATAATTTCGCAAATACTTGGTTTAACAAGTTTTATGATGCGGGTGGTCTAGCAGGTAGGGAGTCTGCAATTAAAATACAACTAGGCATACCAAATATTATTCCTACTCCTAGCTCATTTTTCCGTGAACAAGCATTTAATGCATTTTTTAATATTGGTGGTTTTCAACGGACGAGTGACCCCAATATTTCTTACGTTAACCAAGATAACATTAGTGGCGAAATCAAGATTGGGTTAGCAGGTCACTATGATTTAAAAGCTTACTATCTTTCTTTGTTGACACCCTTTGGTCAATTTCTCAATGATGGATTCCAAGCCAGTGAAGTTGTTAAGTACTCTTATGAGGGAAATACTGGTTTTCTTTACAGCTTCCAAGCTACAAAAAGTGGTTTGACATCACTGCATCTGCTCAATGATCACAGTGGCAATTATGAGGTTACCATTGCAGGTGTACCGCCAACATCAGTCCCAGAACCTTCAGTAGTTTTGGGTATACTAAGTGTTGCTGGTATGTTCGTCACACAACGCAAGAACCAAAAAAGCAACTAG
- a CDS encoding FKBP-type peptidyl-prolyl cis-trans isomerase, with amino-acid sequence MKSILLSVGFMLVCVVVLVFAQVGNKVNSATAANLTTTTPAPTSVTPNQTLIASNTMSDNVVTTPSGLKYIELEEGTGATPESGQTVVVHYTGTLENGTKFDSSRDRNSPFEFKIGIGQVIKGWDEGLSTMKVGGRRQLIIPSDLGYGSRGAGGVIPPNATLLFDVELLGIK; translated from the coding sequence TTGAAATCAATTTTACTCAGCGTGGGTTTCATGCTGGTCTGTGTTGTAGTTTTAGTATTTGCACAAGTTGGGAATAAAGTCAACTCTGCTACTGCTGCTAATTTAACCACAACTACACCAGCACCCACTAGTGTCACACCAAACCAAACCTTGATTGCGAGCAATACTATGTCTGATAATGTCGTAACCACCCCATCTGGACTGAAATATATTGAATTAGAAGAGGGAACTGGCGCGACTCCTGAATCTGGACAAACGGTTGTAGTTCACTACACCGGCACTTTAGAAAATGGGACTAAGTTTGATAGTTCACGCGATCGCAATAGTCCCTTTGAATTTAAAATCGGTATCGGTCAGGTAATAAAAGGTTGGGACGAAGGACTCAGCACTATGAAAGTAGGCGGTCGTCGTCAGCTAATCATTCCCTCAGATTTAGGTTATGGCTCCCGTGGTGCTGGTGGCGTGATTCCACCCAATGCCACTTTGCTATTTGACGTAGAATTGCTGGGCATTAAGTAG
- a CDS encoding GNAT family N-acetyltransferase: MMNYIIRPLASTDEPFLWEMLYQALYVPEGQTALPHEVIHLPELARYVQGWGREGDCAFLASDAVRDQPIGAVWVRLLLGEDKGYGYVDDDTPELGIAVFPEYRGQGIGTQLLTHFFASVCGQSSISLSVSAKNPAVKLYSRFGFEVVSRTDESLLMKRDYNHPA; this comes from the coding sequence ATGATGAACTACATTATTCGACCACTTGCGTCAACGGATGAGCCATTTCTTTGGGAAATGTTGTATCAGGCATTGTATGTCCCTGAAGGTCAAACTGCTCTGCCACACGAGGTAATTCACCTTCCTGAACTTGCGCGCTATGTTCAGGGTTGGGGGCGTGAGGGTGATTGCGCTTTTCTCGCTAGCGACGCAGTAAGAGATCAGCCTATTGGTGCAGTTTGGGTAAGGTTACTTTTGGGCGAGGACAAAGGTTATGGCTATGTGGATGATGACACCCCTGAACTAGGCATTGCAGTTTTTCCTGAATACCGTGGTCAAGGTATAGGCACACAGTTACTCACACATTTTTTTGCGTCAGTTTGTGGACAATCATCCATCTCATTAAGCGTCTCGGCAAAAAATCCAGCGGTAAAGCTTTACAGTCGCTTCGGGTTTGAGGTCGTAAGTAGAACCGATGAGTCGCTCTTAATGAAACGAGATTACAACCACCCAGCATAA
- the rlmN gene encoding 23S rRNA (adenine(2503)-C(2))-methyltransferase RlmN has product MSATPLVSQVDSVKSEIIPPLLGASVAELSLWVQQQGQPAYRGKQLHDWIYHKGVRSLADISVFPKQWRAAVAEVPIGRSTIHHRAVAPDGTIKYLLRLADGQIIETVGIPTAKRLTVCVSTQVGCPMACDFCATGKGGFTRNLETHEIVDQVLTVQEDFQQRVSHVVFMGMGEPLLNTENVLASLKSLNQDVGIGQRSLTVSTVGIRDRIRQFAQHNLQVTLAVSLHAPNQALREELIPSARPYPLEDLLHECREYVEITRRRISFEYVLLAGFNDLPEHAMQLAKCLRGFQSHVNLIPYNPISEVDYKRPSSDRIQAFVNVLKQQNTAVSVRYSRGLEADAACGQLRASK; this is encoded by the coding sequence ATGTCTGCTACGCCCCTTGTTTCTCAGGTTGATTCAGTAAAATCAGAAATAATTCCGCCCCTATTAGGTGCTTCAGTTGCCGAGTTAAGCCTTTGGGTACAGCAACAGGGACAACCCGCTTATAGAGGTAAGCAACTGCACGATTGGATTTATCATAAAGGTGTGCGATCGCTAGCTGATATTTCTGTCTTTCCTAAACAATGGCGTGCAGCAGTTGCAGAAGTCCCCATTGGACGTTCAACTATACATCATCGTGCTGTTGCCCCCGATGGCACTATAAAATATCTCTTACGACTTGCAGATGGTCAAATCATTGAAACTGTTGGCATTCCTACGGCAAAACGCCTGACGGTTTGTGTTTCTACTCAGGTCGGTTGTCCGATGGCGTGTGATTTTTGTGCTACTGGTAAGGGTGGCTTTACGCGCAATTTAGAAACACATGAAATTGTCGATCAAGTATTGACTGTGCAAGAAGATTTTCAGCAACGCGTTAGCCATGTAGTGTTTATGGGCATGGGTGAACCGTTATTGAATACTGAAAATGTGTTAGCATCTTTGAAATCTTTGAATCAAGATGTTGGTATTGGACAGCGATCGCTGACTGTTTCTACAGTTGGTATTCGCGATCGCATTCGTCAATTTGCCCAACATAATTTACAAGTTACTCTGGCTGTGAGTCTGCACGCACCTAACCAAGCACTCAGAGAAGAACTCATTCCCAGCGCCCGCCCCTATCCTCTAGAAGATTTACTACATGAATGTCGGGAATATGTGGAAATCACCAGAAGACGCATATCTTTTGAATATGTTCTGCTGGCTGGGTTCAACGACTTACCAGAACACGCCATGCAACTGGCAAAATGTCTGAGAGGATTCCAAAGCCACGTCAATTTGATTCCCTACAATCCCATCAGCGAAGTTGATTATAAGCGCCCTAGTAGCGATCGCATTCAAGCTTTTGTTAACGTTCTCAAACAACAAAACACGGCTGTGAGTGTCCGTTATTCTCGTGGTTTAGAAGCTGATGCCGCTTGTGGACAACTTCGTGCAAGTAAATAA
- the dnaB gene encoding replicative DNA helicase, with protein sequence MSEELSFQGDGSDRLPPQNIEAEEAILGGILLDPEAIGRVSDRLLPIAFYISAHKDIYQAALRLHAQGKPTDLLSVTSWLADNDFLTRIGGRNKLATLVDRTVSAVNIDALARLVMEKYLRRQLIKAGNEIVHLGYETEKELPTVLDQAEQKVFGVTQERPQSGLTHISDTLINTFQDIETRHQGIALPGIPCGFYDLDSLTSGFQRSDLIIIAGRPSMGKTAFCLNLAHNIAAGYKLPIAFFSLEMSKEQLVQRLLASEARIETGYLRSGRISQTQWEPLSRAIGMLSEMPIFIDDTSNITITQMRSQARRLQAEQGTELGLVVIDYLQLMEGGGDNRVQELSKITRSLKGLARELSVPVIALSQLSRGVEARTNKRPMLSDLRESGSIEQDADLVMMLYRDDYYNPDSPDRGIAEVNIAKHRNGPTGTVKLLFDPQFTKFKNLAKQGNY encoded by the coding sequence ATGTCGGAAGAACTGAGTTTTCAAGGCGATGGTAGCGATCGCCTACCACCCCAAAATATTGAAGCAGAAGAAGCGATTTTGGGCGGAATTTTACTAGATCCAGAAGCCATTGGGAGAGTCAGCGATCGCCTCTTACCAATAGCCTTCTACATCAGCGCTCACAAAGATATCTATCAAGCAGCGCTGCGCCTCCACGCTCAAGGTAAACCCACAGATTTACTCTCAGTTACAAGTTGGCTAGCTGATAACGATTTTCTCACCCGTATTGGTGGCAGAAATAAATTAGCTACTCTCGTAGACCGCACAGTGTCAGCCGTTAACATTGATGCCTTAGCCAGGTTGGTAATGGAAAAATACCTGCGGCGGCAGTTAATTAAAGCTGGTAACGAAATTGTTCATCTTGGTTACGAGACAGAGAAAGAATTACCCACAGTTTTAGATCAAGCAGAACAGAAGGTTTTTGGTGTTACTCAAGAACGTCCCCAATCAGGTCTAACTCACATTTCTGATACCCTGATTAATACCTTTCAAGATATTGAAACTCGTCACCAAGGCATTGCTTTACCCGGTATTCCTTGCGGTTTCTATGATTTAGATTCCTTAACCAGTGGCTTCCAGCGTTCTGATTTGATTATTATCGCCGGTAGGCCATCAATGGGGAAAACAGCATTTTGCTTGAATCTCGCTCACAATATTGCGGCTGGTTATAAATTACCGATAGCCTTTTTCAGCTTGGAAATGTCTAAAGAACAGCTAGTGCAGAGACTATTGGCTAGTGAAGCGCGAATTGAAACTGGTTATCTGCGGAGTGGGCGCATTAGTCAAACACAATGGGAACCTTTAAGCCGTGCTATTGGTATGCTTTCAGAGATGCCCATTTTTATTGATGACACATCCAATATTACCATCACCCAAATGCGTAGTCAGGCTAGGCGACTGCAAGCAGAACAAGGAACTGAATTAGGATTAGTTGTTATAGATTATTTGCAATTAATGGAAGGTGGTGGTGATAACCGCGTCCAAGAATTATCAAAAATTACCCGTTCACTCAAAGGTTTAGCCCGTGAATTATCTGTACCAGTGATTGCTCTATCTCAGTTGAGTCGTGGAGTGGAAGCACGTACTAATAAGCGCCCCATGTTATCAGATTTGAGGGAAAGTGGCAGTATTGAGCAAGACGCGGATTTAGTTATGATGTTATACCGCGATGATTATTATAATCCTGACAGTCCTGATCGGGGGATTGCAGAAGTCAACATAGCTAAACACCGCAACGGACCCACAGGCACTGTTAAACTTTTATTCGATCCACAGTTTACAAAGTTTAAAAATTTAGCTAAACAAGGCAATTATTAA